TTCCGGTGGCAGCGGCGTTTCACGAAGCCCTGGGTTGGAACAACGTCGCGGCCGAAGATTTGGATCGCGTCCTGGCGACCCGGCGCGCTGAACTCGCCAGTGGACTCAAACGCGGCGTCTGGATGATTGGTACCGTCGGATCACTCGCGCCCTTCGTCGGATTGTTTGGCACGGTGGTGGGCATCATTCGCGCATTCGGGGTGATGTCGAGAAGCGGCGATACCGGCTTTCAGGTGGTGTCGGCGAACTTGTCTGAGGCGTTGATCGCAACGGCCGCCGGGCTCGGGGTAGCGATCGTCGCCCTGATCTTCTTCAATTATCTGCAGATCCGGATCGGATCCCTGAACGCGGTCTACGCCCGGGCGAGCGAACGGCTCGTGCAGGCGCTCATCTATGTAGAAACCAACGCAGAAACCAGCGCCGGCGAAAGCGAGTCCTGAGATGGGCGCCAAACCGATTGGCGGAGGAATCGAAGATGTTGGCGACGAGATCGTCGCCGAGATCAACGTGACTCCACTCACCGATATTTTTCTGGTTTTGTTGATCATCTTCATGGTCACGAGCAGCGTGATCGTGGAAGAGGGCAAGAACATCGATCTTCCGGACGCCTCGGTGGCGGAGGACACTACACCAAACGGTGTTATTGTTTCGATGAGCGCCGAAGGGGAAATTCTGATCAACGATCAGCTGGCGGAACCCGGATCGGTGTTGCGGTTGCTCGAAGTTGCGCTCGAACAGGCGGACGACAAGATCGTGATTCTGCGGGGCGATGCGAGTGTTGCGTTGGGGCGAGCGGTCAATATTTTGGATCTTGCACAGCAGGCTGGGGCCAAAGGGATTGCGATTTCGACGGAGCAGCCTACGGGAGCTTTGGAGATTCAATAGAGGGATTTGGTTTTGACTTTGGTCGGGGGACGCCAGAATCGGCGGAGCGAAGGGGGGCTGCGGTCTAAATTTTGTGGGTTAGGACTGGCGGTGGTGGAGCCAGGTCAGGCCTCCGGCGATGAGCAGGATTTCTGGGATCAGGAGGCCGACTCCGTAGAAGGCCTTCAATGAGTTGGCGATGGGGACGGGGAACTGGATCAGCCCTGCACTTTTGGGGCGCAGGGTGATGCGATCTTGGCGGGCTACGGCCCAGTGCGCTGCGTTCATGACCAGGTCGAGGTTGTAGAGGGCGCGCAGGTAGCGGTTTGACGCGAAGTCGCGGTCGCCGAAGGCAACGATTCGGGCCTCGCCACCCGAACGCGGGTAGCGGCCGGCGACGCCGAGATACTGGTAACCCACGCTGATGCCCGGCGGCATGGTTGGCGGTTCGCGTGAACCGAGTTCGAGTGGACCTTCGTGCAGCCAGGCGTGAGCGCTGGTGTAGACCACGGCCTGGAGATCATCGCGCGGTTGCGGTTTGTGCAGTGCGAAACTTCGAGCGCGACGAAAGACCGTATTGCGGTTGCGCTCGAGGCCTTCGGTGACGGGGTGTGTCGCGTAGTTGAACACGATGGGACTCAACCCGCGGATATCGCCATCGACCGGGTCTGAGATTGGATCCACCACCAGGGCGTCCGGAGATTGCAGACCGAATTCGGCCAACAGTCCCTCGAGCCCGCTCTGGACCCCGGGTTCGATGAAGGCGAGCAGACTGCCGCCGGAGTCGAGGTAGCCACGCAGCGCCGCGAGCGCATCGCTGCGCATGTTGCGCTGTGGACCGATCGCGACCACCAGATCCGCGTCTTCGGGGATCTCGCTCATGACCGCGCTGGGCAGGGTGCGGACATCGAAACCCTCGGTCTGAAAGCCCACCGCCAGGCCTGAAAATCCCGACGCAGATCCATCGTCGATGTTGCCTTCTCCGCTACCCGTGGTGATGTAGAGAACGATGTCCCCGCGCCGAGCGAGGCTGGCGAAGGCTTCGAACAGCGCACCTTCGGTGGGACGTGACACTCGAATCCAGTCGTCGCCATGTTCTACGATGACGGTATTCGAGGAACCGATCCCGAAGCGATCCTCCGCTCCGGGTGACTCTTCGATCAAGAGCGTGTGGATCTGGACAGGGCGGTCCCGGGCAATTTCTCCGAGCAAAAGCCGGGTGCGGCGGATGCGGGGATCGCCCGGGTCGTGAAACAAGGTCAAGGAAACCGGACCCTCGAGCCGCGCAAGGGCGTCGCGGGTAGCCGGGGCAATCTGGAATTCCCCCTCGAAGGTCAAGTCGAAGCGCAGCTCGGATTGCGCGGCCAGCCGTTCCAGCAAGACGACACTGCCCGAAAGCACCACGGTATAGAGCAGCACCCGGTAAACGGATTCGAGCCGCACCCCGCGCCTCGTCCGGCGAATCTTGTGAAGTGTTGCGACCGCTGCGAAGAGCAGTGCAGCCAGGCCGATGACGAGATGCGCCGTCGCAAAGACGCTGAACTCTCCCTGTAGGCGATGACTTGCGAGTCCAAAAGCCGCGGCGATGCTGCCGAGAAGAAGGGCTTTGCGATTCATATGCCCACTCGTCGCAGCTCAATGGATAGCCGGGTCAACGCCGCCGAGATCATCACGAGCGCGAAGAAGTAGACGAGATCTGAGAGCAGGATCAAGCCCTCGGACATGTGCGCGAAGCGCTCGTGAAGCGCGATGGCGTCGAGCGAGATCGCCACCGATTCACTGACAAAGGCGTGGGTCCAGCCGAAATCGTAGAGAATGAAGGTGAAGGCCACGGTCGTTGCCGCCGCCACGATCTGGCTCGAGGTGATTGCTGAGCACACGAGCCCAATTGCGGCGATCCCAGTGGCGAGGAGCGAGAGTCCGAGAAAAACGCTTGCGAGGTGCTTCCATCCGAGGCCACCCTGCTCGATCGCCGTCGCGGGGTAGACGAAACTTACGGCCATCATCAAGACCACGAACCCGAGGGTCACGCTGTACTTCGAGAAGATGATCTGGGCGGGGGTCAAGCCGCTCGTCAACAGAAGTTCGTCGGTGCCGCGTTGTCGCTCTTCGGCAAAGACCCGCATGGTGACCAGCG
Above is a genomic segment from Myxococcales bacterium containing:
- a CDS encoding Gldg family protein; the encoded protein is MNRKALLLGSIAAAFGLASHRLQGEFSVFATAHLVIGLAALLFAAVATLHKIRRTRRGVRLESVYRVLLYTVVLSGSVVLLERLAAQSELRFDLTFEGEFQIAPATRDALARLEGPVSLTLFHDPGDPRIRRTRLLLGEIARDRPVQIHTLLIEESPGAEDRFGIGSSNTVIVEHGDDWIRVSRPTEGALFEAFASLARRGDIVLYITTGSGEGNIDDGSASGFSGLAVGFQTEGFDVRTLPSAVMSEIPEDADLVVAIGPQRNMRSDALAALRGYLDSGGSLLAFIEPGVQSGLEGLLAEFGLQSPDALVVDPISDPVDGDIRGLSPIVFNYATHPVTEGLERNRNTVFRRARSFALHKPQPRDDLQAVVYTSAHAWLHEGPLELGSREPPTMPPGISVGYQYLGVAGRYPRSGGEARIVAFGDRDFASNRYLRALYNLDLVMNAAHWAVARQDRITLRPKSAGLIQFPVPIANSLKAFYGVGLLIPEILLIAGGLTWLHHRQS
- a CDS encoding MotA/TolQ/ExbB proton channel family protein translates to MFTSEHFIDLIIMGWLSNIPLAIGSIISISVFCERLVSFKGLEASSRRMAASTIDAIVRRDLEAAKRICADSKLPVAAAFHEALGWNNVAAEDLDRVLATRRAELASGLKRGVWMIGTVGSLAPFVGLFGTVVGIIRAFGVMSRSGDTGFQVVSANLSEALIATAAGLGVAIVALIFFNYLQIRIGSLNAVYARASERLVQALIYVETNAETSAGESES
- a CDS encoding ABC transporter permease → MIRTWALMRKECSVLFGSPIAYGVLFMVTLVTAITFFEHLRLYNQILFLFASNTMGGFESDTIPTHVNLIDTVFNPVMEQLGVLLIIPIPLVTMRVFAEERQRGTDELLLTSGLTPAQIIFSKYSVTLGFVVLMMAVSFVYPATAIEQGGLGWKHLASVFLGLSLLATGIAAIGLVCSAITSSQIVAAATTVAFTFILYDFGWTHAFVSESVAISLDAIALHERFAHMSEGLILLSDLVYFFALVMISAALTRLSIELRRVGI
- a CDS encoding biopolymer transporter ExbD, which produces MGAKPIGGGIEDVGDEIVAEINVTPLTDIFLVLLIIFMVTSSVIVEEGKNIDLPDASVAEDTTPNGVIVSMSAEGEILINDQLAEPGSVLRLLEVALEQADDKIVILRGDASVALGRAVNILDLAQQAGAKGIAISTEQPTGALEIQ